The Vibrio echinoideorum genome includes a region encoding these proteins:
- the uspB gene encoding universal stress protein UspB encodes MISGDTILFALMVVTCLNWARYLTALRTLIYIMREAHPLLYQQVDGGGFFTTHGNMTKQVRLFSYIKSKEYHHHHDAVFTTKCDRVRQLFILSVSLLGVTLLSSFIV; translated from the coding sequence ATGATCAGCGGCGACACTATTCTATTTGCACTAATGGTTGTGACATGTTTGAACTGGGCGCGATATCTTACTGCGCTGAGAACACTTATTTATATCATGCGAGAAGCTCACCCTCTGCTTTATCAACAAGTGGATGGCGGTGGTTTTTTCACAACCCATGGCAATATGACCAAACAAGTTCGCTTGTTTAGTTACATAAAAAGTAAAGAGTATCACCATCATCATGATGCCGTGTTTACGACAAAATGTGATCGAGTGAGACAGTTGTTTATATTGTCTGTCTCTCTACTTGGTGTAACGCTACTGTCTTCATTCATCGTTTAA
- the ftnA gene encoding non-heme ferritin — protein MLSKTMVEQLNDQINLEFFSSNLYLQMSAWCEDKGFEGAAEFLRVHAVEEMEHMQRLFTYVSETGAMPILGAIEAPKHEFESLGAVFRETYEHEQMITEKINKLAHVAFTSQDYSTFNFLQWYVAEQHEEEKLFKGVLDKLELVGEDGKALFFIDKDLAQLAKDGSSSIMEAPAV, from the coding sequence ATGCTGTCAAAAACTATGGTTGAGCAACTGAATGATCAAATTAATCTAGAATTTTTCTCATCCAACCTATACTTACAAATGAGTGCTTGGTGTGAAGACAAAGGATTTGAAGGTGCAGCAGAGTTTCTGCGTGTTCATGCAGTAGAAGAAATGGAACATATGCAGCGTCTTTTCACTTACGTTAGTGAAACAGGTGCAATGCCAATTCTTGGTGCGATTGAAGCGCCAAAACATGAATTTGAAAGCCTTGGCGCAGTGTTTCGTGAAACCTATGAACATGAGCAAATGATCACTGAAAAGATCAACAAACTGGCTCACGTTGCTTTCACATCACAAGACTACTCAACCTTCAACTTCCTGCAATGGTACGTTGCAGAGCAACACGAAGAAGAGAAGTTGTTTAAAGGTGTATTGGATAAGCTAGAGCTCGTTGGTGAAGACGGTAAGGCACTGTTCTTTATTGATAAAGACCTAGCGCAATTGGCAAAAGATGGTTCATCTTCAATTATGGAAGCTCCTGCAGTTTAG
- the uspA gene encoding universal stress protein UspA: MSYKHILVAVDLSDDSKLLVDKAVALAKPLEAKVSFIHIDINYAELYTGLIDINMAETQHNAMEASRIQLQNFADYAQYPITHTLVGSGDLSHELCDTINEFNVDLVVCGHHQDFWSKLLSSTRQLINSSPVDMLVVPLRDSED; encoded by the coding sequence ATGAGTTACAAACATATTTTGGTCGCAGTCGATTTATCAGATGACAGCAAATTACTTGTGGATAAAGCGGTAGCATTGGCTAAGCCATTGGAAGCCAAAGTCTCTTTTATCCATATCGATATTAACTACGCAGAGCTTTATACCGGCCTGATTGATATCAACATGGCCGAAACCCAACACAATGCGATGGAAGCCTCTCGTATTCAGCTGCAAAATTTTGCTGACTACGCTCAATACCCAATAACTCACACTTTGGTGGGCAGTGGCGACTTGAGCCATGAGCTATGTGACACCATCAATGAGTTCAATGTCGATTTGGTGGTTTGTGGTCACCATCAAGATTTTTGGAGCAAGCTGCTTTCTTCAACACGACAACTGATCAACTCTTCACCCGTTGATATGCTGGTCGTGCCTCTAAGAGATTCAGAAGACTAA
- a CDS encoding carboxylate/amino acid/amine transporter, whose protein sequence is MSYLAGVTLLWAFSFSLIGVYLAGQVDSWFSVLMRVALAGIVFLPFLKFRGVSRKLIGKLMAIGGIQLGLMYCFYYQSFLLLSVPEVLLFTVFTPIYVTLIYDFLKGQFSPWYLVTAAIAVLGAVFIKFAGINDNFLVGFLVVQGANLCFAIGQVGYKVVMEKESAELPQRTVFGYFYLGALCVASVAFLLLGNPEKLPTTTLQWGILIYLGLIASGLGYFMWNKGACMVNTGALAVMNNALVPAGLVVNILIWNRDVDLVRLAIGGGVVLLSLLVNETWVKKRVARDASNA, encoded by the coding sequence ATGAGCTATTTAGCTGGTGTTACCCTCCTATGGGCGTTCTCCTTTAGCCTGATCGGCGTTTACCTTGCTGGTCAGGTTGATTCTTGGTTCTCTGTTCTGATGCGTGTTGCCCTTGCTGGTATCGTGTTTCTTCCCTTCCTTAAGTTTCGCGGTGTCTCGCGTAAGCTGATCGGAAAATTGATGGCCATTGGTGGTATTCAGCTTGGGCTGATGTACTGCTTCTACTATCAATCTTTTTTGCTACTCTCCGTACCTGAAGTCCTTCTGTTTACTGTATTTACCCCAATTTATGTCACTCTTATTTATGACTTTCTCAAAGGGCAATTCTCACCTTGGTATCTAGTGACAGCCGCTATTGCAGTATTAGGCGCGGTGTTCATTAAGTTTGCCGGTATCAACGACAACTTTTTAGTCGGCTTCCTTGTCGTTCAAGGCGCGAACCTGTGCTTTGCTATCGGTCAGGTGGGTTATAAGGTGGTAATGGAGAAGGAGTCCGCTGAACTACCTCAGCGCACTGTATTTGGCTATTTCTACTTAGGCGCGTTATGTGTGGCTTCGGTTGCTTTCCTGCTACTGGGCAACCCTGAGAAACTGCCAACAACCACACTTCAATGGGGAATCCTGATCTACCTTGGCTTAATTGCCTCGGGGCTGGGTTACTTTATGTGGAATAAAGGCGCATGCATGGTTAATACTGGTGCACTGGCCGTGATGAACAATGCATTGGTTCCAGCTGGCCTTGTGGTGAATATCCTGATTTGGAACAGAGATGTCGATTTGGTTCGCCTTGCCATTGGTGGAGGCGTTGTCTTACTGTCTCTGCTTGTGAATGAGACTTGGGTAAAGAAGCGTGTTGCGAGAGATGCTAGTAATGCCTAG
- a CDS encoding class I SAM-dependent methyltransferase, translated as MQLQLICEDATQIDHLNDLATRWNLSHDENSDFALVLTSERLELRKVDEPKLGAIFVDLVGGAVGHRRKFGGGKGQAIAKAAGLNKGATPTILDGTAGLGRDAFVLASLGCKVQMVERHPVVAALLDDGLQRAQQDPDIGGWVTERMKLIHASSHDALDKLSDDPNFAQPDVVYLDPMYPHPENKKKSALVKKEMRVFQSLVGADMDADALLQPALKLASKRVVVKRPDYAAWLGEQKPSMAIETKKNRFDVYVKASMT; from the coding sequence TTGCAACTACAACTGATTTGCGAAGATGCTACCCAAATCGATCATTTAAATGACTTAGCGACCCGTTGGAATTTATCCCATGATGAAAACAGCGATTTTGCGTTGGTTCTGACCAGTGAGCGACTTGAGTTACGCAAAGTGGACGAACCGAAACTTGGCGCTATCTTTGTTGATTTAGTCGGTGGCGCAGTCGGTCACAGACGTAAGTTTGGTGGTGGTAAAGGTCAGGCGATCGCTAAAGCGGCAGGTTTAAACAAAGGCGCAACGCCAACCATTCTTGATGGTACGGCAGGCTTAGGGCGTGATGCGTTTGTGTTGGCTTCTTTAGGTTGTAAGGTGCAAATGGTCGAGCGTCATCCTGTTGTGGCAGCCTTACTTGATGATGGCTTACAACGTGCGCAGCAAGATCCAGATATTGGCGGTTGGGTAACTGAACGTATGAAGTTGATTCACGCTTCGAGTCATGACGCTTTAGATAAGCTAAGCGATGATCCTAATTTCGCACAGCCAGATGTGGTCTACCTCGACCCTATGTACCCGCACCCCGAGAACAAAAAGAAATCGGCTTTGGTTAAAAAAGAGATGCGAGTATTCCAATCTTTGGTTGGCGCAGACATGGATGCAGATGCGCTATTGCAACCCGCCCTTAAGCTCGCATCAAAACGAGTCGTGGTGAAAAGACCGGATTACGCAGCTTGGTTAGGTGAGCAAAAACCGAGCATGGCGATAGAAACCAAAAAGAACCGTTTTGATGTGTATGTGAAAGCATCAATGACTTAG
- a CDS encoding EAL domain-containing protein has protein sequence MCWSFFASAQTKDVLVIHSYHQGFFWTDSFQKGLAEELDRTRLSYRVVYLDSKRTQNAEYLERVYQLYRTKLMHEDFAAVVVSDNNALNLMKRLAPQLKGTPVIFGGINNFSPNMIEGLNATGVTEDTDMASNIELIKRLQTSVKRIHVVTDHSVTGEAVRNQIDIFLENNPEMSGVVKHYTPDTYQELIAFTQKAKPGNGLLFWVYFRDINGRVTSNEDWRELNKKSQIPIYMVNDLGLGHGAIGGVIQGGKIQGREAGSILLEVLDNPSAPLRAVVPGAAEIKLDYQQISRWNLGAENEASVTFLNKPKPFWVRYHDEIRTIGLLFLSMLCVIVTLMYYLNRLQKSERTSRQSQLLLESIFDQSLQFMGIIDKGGVLLSSNSKLHELLYNQGYKLGTPLQHHQHWEDSARQVLKEYFISREEHQVLRFEAEVWCRDRGAMVLDVSLKPMPGSEGDDNQFLFEARDVTSRKLAENKLFQREANLKLYYDKQPVMMITLDGNNRIQQVNQFAEELLGYPLDQLLGHRPREFYVDENAMIPRHILLQPQHKIRGVWRRDIEYRHADGSTIWIRENIRPLVESDQLLIVGEDITETHELSEKLEYQARYDLLTDTFNRNHFEQELQKALKEVESHMRTHAMLFLDLDQLKVLNDTAGHEAGDAAIMFSAKLLEEVLPYNAVLARMGGDEFAVLMKDCTERDAVNVCRSIISTMSENPFLWGDIRLNLTSSIGIRLIDHTAASPQMVHAQADAACHAAKEEGRNRYNLYHLDDEDLRRRHLEMECVSLVHEALANDRLELFAQRILGLDKDSEKMHFEILVRIKNIKGEYISPGIFMPASERYNIAHLIDRQVVSQTLSWLEQRPLVIDELGMCSINLSGHSMGNREFVEFLIESLRDSSIPCHKICLEITETAAMSNMKQAIKFFTRLKELGCMIALDDFGSGLSSFGYLKKLPVDIVKIDGLFVRDIAVNEMDHVMVRSINDLAKQMGKHTVAEFVENTQIIDKLIDLGVNYAQGYIIGRPKPLEELVEELQQERIL, from the coding sequence ATGTGTTGGAGTTTTTTCGCTTCAGCACAAACAAAAGATGTGTTGGTTATTCACTCTTACCATCAAGGATTTTTTTGGACAGACAGTTTCCAAAAAGGGTTGGCAGAAGAGCTGGATCGAACCCGCTTGTCTTATCGAGTCGTATATCTCGATAGTAAACGCACACAAAATGCTGAATATTTGGAGCGCGTGTATCAACTCTATAGAACTAAATTGATGCACGAAGACTTTGCAGCCGTTGTCGTGAGTGACAACAACGCTTTAAATCTAATGAAGCGATTGGCTCCGCAATTAAAGGGTACGCCAGTGATTTTTGGGGGAATTAACAACTTTTCACCAAACATGATTGAAGGATTGAATGCGACAGGCGTAACCGAAGACACCGATATGGCGAGCAACATCGAACTGATTAAGCGCCTTCAAACGTCGGTAAAAAGAATTCATGTGGTAACCGATCACTCGGTCACTGGCGAGGCTGTTCGTAACCAGATTGATATCTTTCTTGAAAACAACCCTGAGATGTCAGGTGTTGTGAAGCATTACACGCCAGACACTTACCAAGAATTGATAGCATTTACTCAAAAGGCAAAGCCGGGTAATGGCTTGTTGTTCTGGGTTTATTTTAGAGACATCAACGGTCGTGTGACTAGCAATGAAGATTGGCGTGAATTAAATAAAAAAAGCCAAATACCTATCTATATGGTTAACGATTTAGGCTTGGGGCATGGCGCTATTGGCGGTGTGATTCAAGGAGGAAAGATTCAAGGTCGAGAGGCTGGAAGCATACTTTTAGAAGTACTTGATAACCCATCAGCTCCATTGCGCGCCGTGGTTCCCGGCGCTGCTGAAATTAAACTCGACTATCAACAAATCTCTCGCTGGAACCTAGGCGCAGAGAATGAAGCATCGGTGACTTTCTTAAACAAACCCAAGCCATTTTGGGTTCGTTATCACGATGAAATTCGTACGATCGGCCTACTTTTCTTAAGCATGTTATGTGTGATCGTCACCTTGATGTACTACCTTAATCGCCTTCAAAAAAGTGAACGTACAAGCCGTCAGAGCCAACTACTTCTTGAGTCGATATTCGATCAAAGTCTGCAATTTATGGGAATTATCGATAAGGGCGGAGTGTTACTGTCGAGCAACAGCAAGTTGCATGAACTTTTGTATAACCAAGGCTATAAATTGGGAACACCTCTTCAACATCACCAACACTGGGAAGACTCGGCTAGGCAGGTGTTGAAGGAGTATTTCATCTCTCGAGAGGAACATCAGGTTTTACGATTTGAAGCGGAAGTGTGGTGTCGTGATCGCGGGGCAATGGTGTTGGATGTTTCATTAAAGCCAATGCCGGGCAGTGAAGGGGATGATAATCAATTCTTGTTTGAAGCGCGTGATGTCACCTCACGTAAACTCGCGGAAAACAAACTGTTCCAACGTGAAGCCAATCTAAAGCTGTATTACGACAAACAACCAGTAATGATGATAACGCTCGATGGCAATAACCGTATTCAACAAGTGAACCAGTTCGCTGAAGAACTACTGGGGTACCCACTTGATCAGCTATTGGGACATCGACCACGAGAGTTTTATGTCGATGAAAACGCGATGATCCCACGTCATATCTTACTGCAACCACAGCATAAAATTCGAGGCGTGTGGCGTCGTGATATCGAATATCGTCATGCCGATGGCAGCACCATCTGGATTCGTGAAAATATCCGTCCGCTGGTGGAATCGGATCAACTGTTGATTGTTGGTGAGGACATCACCGAAACCCACGAGCTTTCTGAAAAGTTAGAGTATCAAGCGCGTTACGATTTATTGACTGATACCTTCAACCGCAACCACTTTGAACAAGAGCTGCAAAAGGCGCTGAAAGAAGTTGAAAGCCACATGCGAACTCATGCGATGTTGTTCTTAGATTTAGACCAACTGAAGGTGTTGAACGATACTGCGGGGCATGAAGCGGGAGATGCTGCAATCATGTTTAGTGCCAAGCTGCTGGAAGAGGTATTGCCATACAATGCCGTGTTAGCGCGTATGGGGGGCGATGAGTTTGCAGTATTAATGAAAGATTGCACTGAGCGAGATGCGGTGAATGTGTGTCGCAGTATTATTTCGACGATGAGCGAGAACCCATTCTTGTGGGGTGATATTCGCCTTAATCTTACCAGCTCTATTGGTATCCGATTGATTGACCATACTGCGGCCTCACCACAGATGGTACACGCTCAGGCCGATGCTGCTTGTCATGCTGCTAAAGAGGAAGGGCGTAATCGCTATAACCTTTATCATCTAGATGACGAAGATCTCCGTCGCCGTCATTTGGAAATGGAGTGCGTTAGCCTTGTACATGAAGCCTTGGCTAATGATCGCTTAGAACTGTTTGCACAACGTATCCTTGGTTTAGATAAAGACAGCGAGAAAATGCACTTCGAAATCTTGGTGCGGATCAAAAACATCAAGGGTGAATATATTTCTCCGGGGATCTTCATGCCAGCCTCGGAGCGCTACAACATAGCACACCTGATTGATCGCCAAGTCGTGAGCCAAACATTGAGTTGGCTGGAACAACGCCCATTAGTGATTGATGAACTTGGCATGTGTTCAATTAACCTCTCTGGTCATTCGATGGGTAATCGAGAATTTGTCGAATTCTTGATTGAGAGCTTGAGAGACTCGTCGATACCGTGCCATAAAATCTGTTTAGAGATCACCGAAACGGCCGCCATGAGCAACATGAAACAAGCGATCAAGTTCTTCACGCGACTTAAAGAGTTGGGCTGTATGATCGCCTTAGATGATTTCGGCTCAGGGTTATCGTCGTTTGGTTACTTAAAGAAACTGCCGGTCGACATCGTGAAGATCGATGGCTTGTTTGTGCGTGATATTGCGGTCAACGAGATGGATCATGTGATGGTTCGCTCTATCAATGATTTAGCTAAGCAGATGGGTAAACACACGGTGGCCGAATTTGTTGAAAATACGCAGATCATCGACAAGCTGATCGATCTTGGCGTGAACTATGCGCAAGGCTACATCATTGGCCGACCTAAGCCACTTGAGGAATTAGTCGAAGAGTTACAACAAGAGCGAATTCTATAA
- the asnC gene encoding transcriptional regulator AsnC, whose translation MSTTTARLDDLDRAILKTLMEDARTPYAEMAKQFDVSPATIHVRIEKMRSADIIERTEVVVNTKKLGYDVCCFIGINLNAARDYHSAIAKLNALDEVVEAYYTTGAYNIFVKLMCKSIEELQFVLIDKLQAIDEVQSTETLISLQNPINRNVNP comes from the coding sequence ATGTCCACTACCACCGCTCGCCTGGATGACCTAGACCGTGCCATTCTAAAAACTTTAATGGAAGACGCGCGCACGCCTTATGCTGAAATGGCCAAGCAGTTCGATGTTAGCCCTGCGACAATTCACGTTCGAATAGAAAAAATGAGATCGGCTGACATTATTGAGCGTACAGAAGTGGTGGTAAACACTAAGAAGTTAGGTTACGACGTTTGTTGCTTTATTGGCATCAACCTCAATGCGGCCCGCGATTACCATTCAGCGATTGCCAAACTCAATGCTTTAGATGAGGTGGTTGAGGCCTACTACACCACCGGCGCCTACAATATTTTCGTCAAGTTGATGTGTAAATCGATAGAAGAGCTGCAATTTGTATTGATTGATAAGCTGCAAGCGATCGATGAAGTGCAATCAACAGAGACCTTGATTTCATTGCAGAACCCGATCAATCGTAACGTCAATCCATAA
- the prlC gene encoding oligopeptidase A yields MSNPLLTFTDLPPFSQIKPEHVKPAVEQVIEECRNKIEQVLEGNTSPSWDNLVAPIDEVDDRLGRIWSPVSHINSVMNSDELRDAYESCLPVLSEYGTWVGQHKGLFEAYKAIKASEAFSALDQAQQKTITDALRDFELSGIGLPADEQHRYGEISKRQSELGSQFSNNVLDATMGWSKQITDVAELAGMPESALAAAQAAAESKEQEGYLLTLDIPSYLPVMTYCDNQDLRKELYEAYVTRASDRGPNAGKWDNTEIITEQLKLRHEIARMLGFSTYSEKSLSTKMAETPDQVLGFLNDLAVKAKPQGEREVEELRQFAEKEFGVSELNLWDIAYYSEKQKQDLFDISDEELRPYFPESNVVSGLFEVLNRVFGMSVTEREGVDTWHESVRFFDIFDATGTLRGSFYLDLYAREHKRGGAWMDDCRGRRMTESGELQTPVAYLTCNFNKPVGDKPALFTHDEVVTLFHEFGHGIHHMLTQVEAGAVSGINGVPWDAVELPSQFLENWCWEEEALSFISGHFETGEALPKEMLEKMLAAKNFQSAMFILRQLELGLFDFTLHTEYDPEVGARVLETLADVKSKVSVLPSLDWNRFSHSFGHIFAGGYSAGYYSYLWAEVLSADAFSAFEEEGIFNTETGNRFLNNILEMGGSEEPMELFKRFRGREPQIDAMLRHAGINA; encoded by the coding sequence ATGTCTAATCCGCTATTAACCTTCACGGACTTACCTCCGTTTTCACAAATCAAGCCTGAGCACGTTAAGCCAGCGGTTGAGCAAGTGATTGAAGAGTGTCGCAACAAGATAGAACAAGTACTTGAAGGTAATACTTCACCAAGCTGGGACAACCTCGTTGCTCCGATTGATGAAGTGGATGATCGTCTAGGCCGCATTTGGTCACCAGTGAGCCATATCAATTCTGTGATGAACAGCGATGAGCTGCGTGACGCTTATGAGAGCTGCCTGCCGGTACTTTCTGAATACGGTACTTGGGTTGGCCAACACAAAGGTTTGTTCGAAGCGTACAAAGCGATCAAGGCGAGTGAGGCATTCTCGGCACTCGACCAAGCTCAACAAAAAACCATTACCGACGCGCTGCGTGATTTTGAATTATCAGGCATTGGCTTACCAGCCGACGAGCAGCATCGCTATGGCGAAATCAGCAAGCGCCAGTCTGAGTTAGGCTCTCAATTCTCAAACAACGTGCTTGATGCAACCATGGGTTGGAGCAAGCAGATCACCGATGTGGCTGAACTGGCCGGTATGCCTGAATCAGCACTGGCGGCAGCACAAGCCGCAGCTGAATCTAAAGAGCAAGAAGGTTACCTACTGACTCTAGATATCCCATCATATCTACCTGTGATGACCTACTGTGATAACCAAGATTTGCGTAAAGAGCTTTACGAAGCCTATGTAACGCGTGCTTCAGATCGTGGTCCAAATGCAGGCAAGTGGGACAACACTGAGATCATCACAGAACAACTTAAGCTGCGTCATGAGATTGCTCGCATGCTTGGTTTTAGCACCTACAGCGAAAAATCACTGTCGACTAAAATGGCGGAAACGCCGGATCAAGTGCTTGGCTTCCTTAACGACCTAGCAGTGAAAGCGAAACCACAAGGTGAGCGCGAAGTTGAAGAACTGCGCCAGTTTGCTGAGAAAGAGTTTGGCGTCTCTGAGCTAAACCTGTGGGACATCGCTTATTACAGCGAAAAGCAAAAACAGGACCTGTTCGATATCTCTGACGAAGAGCTTCGTCCATATTTCCCTGAATCAAATGTAGTTTCAGGTTTGTTTGAGGTGTTGAATCGCGTATTTGGTATGTCTGTGACAGAGCGTGAAGGCGTGGACACTTGGCATGAGTCAGTTCGCTTTTTTGACATCTTTGATGCGACTGGAACACTGCGTGGGAGCTTCTACTTAGATTTATACGCCCGTGAACACAAACGTGGTGGTGCTTGGATGGATGACTGTCGTGGTCGTCGCATGACTGAATCTGGCGAACTACAAACGCCGGTGGCTTATCTAACGTGTAACTTCAATAAGCCAGTCGGTGATAAGCCTGCGCTATTTACTCACGATGAAGTGGTGACGTTATTCCACGAATTCGGTCACGGTATCCACCACATGCTGACGCAAGTTGAAGCGGGTGCGGTTTCTGGTATCAATGGTGTGCCTTGGGACGCGGTTGAATTGCCAAGTCAGTTCTTAGAGAACTGGTGTTGGGAAGAAGAAGCGCTGTCGTTTATCTCTGGTCACTTCGAAACAGGTGAAGCGTTACCAAAAGAGATGCTAGAGAAAATGCTAGCAGCGAAGAACTTCCAGTCTGCAATGTTTATCCTGCGCCAGCTTGAGCTTGGCTTGTTCGATTTCACTCTACACACTGAATATGACCCAGAAGTCGGTGCTCGTGTTCTTGAGACACTAGCGGATGTGAAGTCTAAGGTGTCAGTACTGCCAAGCCTAGATTGGAACCGTTTTTCACACAGCTTTGGTCATATCTTTGCTGGTGGCTACAGTGCAGGTTACTACAGCTACCTATGGGCAGAAGTGCTATCGGCAGATGCGTTCTCAGCATTTGAAGAAGAAGGTATCTTCAACACTGAAACGGGCAATCGCTTCCTGAACAACATCCTTGAGATGGGTGGCAGTGAAGAACCGATGGAGCTGTTTAAACGCTTCCGCGGTCGTGAGCCACAAATCGACGCGATGCTGCGTCATGCGGGAATCAACGCGTAA
- a CDS encoding 23S rRNA (adenine(2030)-N(6))-methyltransferase RlmJ, with amino-acid sequence MLSYRHSFHAGNHADVVKHIVQSLILNSLKQKDKPFVYHDTHSGVGRYDLTHEWSEKTGEYKQGIARLWSASEVGQQDLPEDIQSYLESISALNNGEKLRFYPGSPRVARAHLRDQDRMVLTELHPADHPLLEQEFHRDRQVSIYKEDGFQRLKGSLPPKERRGLVLIDPPYELAKEYRDVVTAIAQSHKRWATGIYAIWYPVVNRCDIEDMIEGLEGLGINKILQIELGVSPDTNERGMTASGMIVINPPWKLESQMNEILPFLKEAIAPATGHFKVEWIVPE; translated from the coding sequence TTGTTAAGTTATCGCCACAGCTTCCACGCGGGCAACCATGCCGACGTAGTAAAGCATATCGTACAGAGCCTTATTCTTAATTCTTTGAAACAGAAGGATAAGCCTTTTGTTTATCATGACACTCACTCTGGTGTAGGTCGTTACGACTTAACGCATGAATGGTCTGAAAAAACCGGTGAATACAAACAAGGTATTGCACGCCTATGGTCGGCAAGTGAAGTGGGCCAACAAGATCTTCCTGAAGACATTCAAAGCTACCTTGAGTCTATCTCAGCACTCAATAATGGCGAGAAACTGCGTTTCTACCCAGGTTCACCACGTGTTGCTCGCGCGCATCTGCGTGACCAAGACCGCATGGTATTAACTGAGCTTCACCCAGCCGATCACCCTCTGCTTGAGCAAGAGTTCCACCGCGATCGTCAAGTATCTATCTACAAAGAAGATGGCTTCCAACGCCTAAAAGGCAGCCTGCCACCTAAAGAACGTCGTGGTTTGGTTCTTATCGACCCACCTTACGAGCTGGCAAAAGAGTATCGTGATGTTGTGACTGCGATTGCTCAAAGCCATAAGCGCTGGGCAACCGGTATCTACGCAATTTGGTACCCGGTGGTAAACCGTTGTGATATCGAAGACATGATCGAAGGCCTTGAAGGCTTAGGCATCAACAAGATTCTACAAATCGAACTTGGCGTATCACCAGACACCAACGAGCGTGGCATGACAGCATCAGGCATGATTGTTATCAACCCGCCTTGGAAGCTAGAAAGCCAAATGAATGAAATTCTTCCATTCTTGAAGGAAGCAATTGCGCCGGCGACCGGTCACTTCAAAGTAGAGTGGATCGTACCCGAGTAA